From Pseudoalteromonas viridis, one genomic window encodes:
- a CDS encoding O-antigen ligase family protein, whose protein sequence is MNFNISWFGFLTILASVLISSVSWDVFYYKFDVPKWIVLDLFICTVLTYAFIKKVDIEIGRVGWLCAALLVSMLASLIHAVNPYEGVVFILRYLGSTLLCCIMLKSIWHRYGVTLLFDAVICSSAIFSLIYIESRVNDYDLIHTTAFSTFGFVNNLGQVLNIWLPVLVAAILYQGKLNTRSVCGFLSFITCICALLESGTRGTILGLLLGETMLFLLILGKLRRKALIYLTITISLIAGSIVYSQVDSYLGARLNGKLQTIKALDTGREELFVNSFDMLLDNPFGVGANNFEYLHPKYAKLGSIDATPMVGENLVLTTPHNIALKFFSETGWLGGMIFCAILTLIVFKSIVNAYKGNQTDRWLLVATISTLFHSMFTALFLTPGSLFFAILMFSFVLYRNKELTEENTMARKVIRFRYLPALVIVYAGVFTSNHLASYYAHHGYVSGNQLYMQRGLKLNPYNSKALYDYYILQRYLYKDNKQALGALEKFLPLYPYHTSGLLAAAELMIQHHNYTGALEQLDFLLAFYPNLARAYELKMDAQKKLESRLVL, encoded by the coding sequence ATGAATTTTAATATCTCTTGGTTTGGTTTCTTAACTATTCTAGCCTCTGTCTTAATCTCGTCAGTTTCGTGGGACGTCTTCTATTATAAGTTTGATGTTCCGAAGTGGATAGTATTAGACCTTTTCATTTGTACTGTCCTCACCTATGCATTTATTAAGAAGGTTGATATTGAAATTGGCCGGGTTGGTTGGCTGTGTGCTGCTTTATTAGTCTCTATGCTTGCTTCATTAATACATGCAGTGAACCCATATGAAGGCGTCGTGTTCATTCTTAGGTACTTAGGAAGTACTTTGCTGTGCTGTATAATGCTAAAAAGTATATGGCACAGATATGGTGTCACACTGCTATTTGATGCAGTTATTTGCTCTTCAGCAATCTTCTCTTTGATCTATATTGAATCCCGGGTAAACGATTACGATCTGATACACACAACGGCATTTTCAACATTTGGGTTTGTAAACAACCTGGGGCAAGTGCTTAATATTTGGTTGCCCGTACTCGTTGCTGCTATCTTGTATCAGGGTAAATTGAATACACGATCCGTCTGTGGTTTTTTATCTTTTATCACCTGTATTTGCGCGTTGCTCGAGTCTGGTACTCGCGGCACGATATTGGGCTTACTACTAGGCGAAACAATGCTGTTTTTGCTCATTTTAGGCAAGCTAAGGCGCAAGGCTCTCATCTATCTGACAATTACCATAAGCTTAATAGCTGGAAGTATTGTATACAGTCAGGTAGATAGTTATCTAGGCGCAAGGTTGAATGGCAAACTACAAACTATAAAGGCTCTGGATACGGGAAGAGAGGAGCTGTTTGTCAATTCGTTTGATATGCTCCTTGATAATCCTTTTGGGGTGGGGGCTAATAATTTTGAATACCTACACCCTAAATATGCAAAACTTGGTAGCATCGATGCGACTCCGATGGTGGGCGAAAACTTAGTCCTCACGACGCCGCATAATATAGCACTGAAGTTTTTCAGCGAAACTGGTTGGTTAGGAGGGATGATTTTTTGCGCAATACTTACATTGATCGTGTTTAAATCAATAGTGAATGCGTACAAAGGAAACCAGACAGATAGATGGTTGCTTGTTGCTACAATTTCTACTTTGTTTCATTCGATGTTTACCGCGCTCTTTTTGACTCCGGGCAGCCTGTTTTTCGCAATACTTATGTTCTCTTTCGTACTGTACAGAAATAAGGAGTTAACTGAAGAGAATACAATGGCTAGGAAGGTGATCAGGTTTCGATACCTTCCTGCCTTAGTTATTGTATATGCAGGGGTTTTTACATCAAACCATCTGGCTAGTTACTACGCGCATCATGGTTATGTATCGGGAAACCAATTATATATGCAACGCGGTCTTAAACTAAATCCCTACAATAGCAAAGCGCTATATGATTACTACATTCTTCAGAGGTATTTGTACAAAGATAATAAACAGGCGCTGGGTGCGCTTGAGAAATTTCTACCTCTATATCCCTACCATACAAGTGGACTTCTTGCGGCTGCAGAGCTGATGATACAACACCACAATTACACCGGGGCTTTGGAGCAACTCGATTTTCTTTTGGCATTTTATCCAAACTTAGCTCGTGCTTATGAATTAAAAATGGATGCACAGAAAAAATTGGAATCGCGCCTTGTTCTTTGA